The region ACCGCATGCCTTCTTCGTTTTATTCATGCACACTTCTATTTAACTGAGGATTCCTAATGAGACTGTCCTTCGATTGGCTATCAGAATATGTTGACCTGACAGGTATAACGCCTGAGGTAGTGGCAGAAAAGCTCACTATGGGCGCATTTGAAGTGGAAGAAATTCGCAAAGTCGGTCCGGATATCGAAGGACCAGTGGTGCTCGGCGAAATTATGGAAATTCTTCCGCATCCTAATGCCGACAAGATTCGTCTCACCAAAACCCGTATTGCGCCAGGTGAAGACCCACTGGAAATCGTGTGCGGAGCACAGAATATTGAAGTCGGACAGCGAGTGCCAGTCGCTTTGCCGGGTGCCAGAGTAATCAACCGAAAAGACGGGACTGCGCTTGCCATCAAAGCTTCAGCAATTCGTGGCGTGCAGTCGAACGGCATGCTTTGCTCGCCGCCTGAACTAGGAATTGTTCCGGCAGGTGTCGAAACGCCGGAAAGCTCAGGCATTTTGATACTAAAACCATCCCAGGGCGAACTGGGCACAGACATCAAAAAGCTTTTCCATCTCTACCCCGACTATGTTCTTATCGTTGAACCGCGCTCGAATAGAGGCGATGCTTTGAGCGTGATAGGTTTGGCCAGAGAAGTGGCGGCACTCCTCAATCGCCCTCTCAAGCGCCCTGATTGGAAGTTGGAAGTAGCTGAAGACGCAGCTCTGAATTTCGACGTAAAAGTAGAAAACTTAGATGATTGCCCATTCTTCACGATCAGACGTCTGAGCGGGTTAAAAGTCGGACCATCACCGGACCTGATAGCCAGAAGGTTAGAGGCGGTGGGCGTGCGTTCGATCAACAACGTCGTGGACATAACAAACTACGTCATGCATGAATACGGACAACCGCTTCACGCCTACGATATGAACAAACTGGAAAAACCGGAAATCACGGTCAGACGAGCCAAGCAAGACGAAAAAATGGTCACTCTCGACAGCAAAGAGCGCACCATGAGCGATGAAGTTTTGGTGATCACAAACGCAGGAAAACCTGTCGGCGTGGCCGGTGTCATGGGTGGTGAAAACAGCGAAATCAGCGACTCTACAACAGAGGTCGCCCTCGAATCAGCGACCTTCAATCAAGCCAGAGTGAGACGCGGCGGACGATTGCTCGGGCTTGCCAGCGAGAGCAGTTTGCGTTTCGAGCGCGGCGTTGATGTGGGCACTACAGCCGAAGCATCAGACCGAGCCACATTCCTGTTTCTCAAATATTGCTCTGGCAACGGTGCTCCACGCGTCGGCAAACTGGAAAAAGCCGGCAGCGACGAAACCAAAACACTCTCTGTCGACTTGCGATTAGCCCAGTTGAAGCGCTTTCTCGATGCCGAATTCAGCGTTGAACAGGTAACCGAGTATTTGACTCCACTGGGTTTCAAAGTCAGCAAAAAAGACGACAAAACCGTCTCAGTTGCTGTGCCCAGTTTCCGTCAATCAGATGTGACTAGAGAAATCGATCTGATTGAAGAAGTCTGCCGAATCTGGGGTTATGACAATTTACCGGTACGCATGCCGAAAGCCGCAGTAACGGCTGATCCAGCAGAAGATACGGTGGCTAAGACACGGTCAATATTGGTCGCCGCCGGACTCAGCGAAGCCTGGTTGAGCAGCCTCACGGCTGCTGATACTAACCCAGCGACCGCTTCGTACAGCACACAAAAACGCGACACTCTCGTAGAAGTGCTCAATCCACTCTCTGAAGACCACCAGGTTTTGAGACAGAGCCTGATGCCGGGTCTGATAAAATGCGCCACCTACAACCAGGATCACGGACGCAAAGATGTGTGGATCTTCGAAATCGGGCGTACTTACAGACGCTTGAAAGATGGTGAAGAAGACACTTTCAAAACTGGTGTAAAAGAAGAACTGAAAGTCGCCGGTGTGCTCATGGGCGACCGAAAAATGACAGCATGGAAGGGTCAGGAAGGCGCAGACGCAGATTTCTACACAGCCAAGGGCGTCGTCGAAAATTTGCTTTCCAGTCTCGGCATCGACTTGAAGAGAGTTCGTTTCTTCAACCCGAAGGAAACGAATATCTTGCACCCATCTAGAAGTGCCCAAATCGAATTTGATCGCGGCGCTTCCAGGAAGGAAAAGAGCAACAACGGCAATAATCAAACCCCACCGAAAGCAAACACGGAACACATCGGCTATTTAGGTCAGGTGCATCCTGGATTTTCGGAC is a window of Candidatus Melainabacteria bacterium DNA encoding:
- a CDS encoding phenylalanine--tRNA ligase subunit beta, coding for MRLSFDWLSEYVDLTGITPEVVAEKLTMGAFEVEEIRKVGPDIEGPVVLGEIMEILPHPNADKIRLTKTRIAPGEDPLEIVCGAQNIEVGQRVPVALPGARVINRKDGTALAIKASAIRGVQSNGMLCSPPELGIVPAGVETPESSGILILKPSQGELGTDIKKLFHLYPDYVLIVEPRSNRGDALSVIGLAREVAALLNRPLKRPDWKLEVAEDAALNFDVKVENLDDCPFFTIRRLSGLKVGPSPDLIARRLEAVGVRSINNVVDITNYVMHEYGQPLHAYDMNKLEKPEITVRRAKQDEKMVTLDSKERTMSDEVLVITNAGKPVGVAGVMGGENSEISDSTTEVALESATFNQARVRRGGRLLGLASESSLRFERGVDVGTTAEASDRATFLFLKYCSGNGAPRVGKLEKAGSDETKTLSVDLRLAQLKRFLDAEFSVEQVTEYLTPLGFKVSKKDDKTVSVAVPSFRQSDVTREIDLIEEVCRIWGYDNLPVRMPKAAVTADPAEDTVAKTRSILVAAGLSEAWLSSLTAADTNPATASYSTQKRDTLVEVLNPLSEDHQVLRQSLMPGLIKCATYNQDHGRKDVWIFEIGRTYRRLKDGEEDTFKTGVKEELKVAGVLMGDRKMTAWKGQEGADADFYTAKGVVENLLSSLGIDLKRVRFFNPKETNILHPSRSAQIEFDRGASRKEKSNNGNNQTPPKANTEHIGYLGQVHPGFSDAMGLKQNAFVFELSLDGLRSLRKPNSFKEIPTAPETSRDLTVDLDEGVDHAAVASCISSSAGAILKHVELVSIYQPSEGKRSLSYRLSFQDIQRTLTNEEVEASLTRVRDSLVNRLGGSFRL